Sequence from the Ochrobactrum vermis genome:
AACAAGCCCGCCCAGCCGGTGGTCGATGACAACAGTGTGGGCGTTGTGCAAGGCATGATCGAGGGATCGAATGTCGACGCCATGACCGAGATGACCCGCCTTATCAGCGTCAGCCGAGCCTTCGAACAGGTCAATAATCTGCTGTCGCAGCAGGAAAGCACCGTCTCTGAAGCCATCAAGACCTTGGGTTCCAGAAACGGATGACGCCTGATCTGCCGCTCTCCCGTCTCGCCGCTTTTGCCCGTCAGCAATCGGTGGCGCGCAAGCCGCTGGCCGGCATTGGCGGAACGGTGAGCGACGTGTCGCGCTCGGCCATTGCCGTGCGCGGGCTTTCGCGCGATGTGCGTCTGGGCGATGCGGTGGCGATCCATGCGCAAGGCAGCCAGAGCCTTGCCGAGATCATCCGGGTTGCGGATACGCAAGTGCTCGTCAAACCGTTCGATGACCGCATCATTCCGTCGCTCGGTGCTGCGGTGTTCGAGGAAGGGCCGCTGCGCATCCGCCCGGCACCGGAATGGCGCGGACGTGTCATCAATGCGCTTGGCGATGCGGTAGACGGAAAGGGCGCGTTGCAACCTGGCACCCGACCGATGGCATCCGAAAACCTGGCGCCCGCAGCCTTGCGTCGCGGGCGTGTCGACAGGGGCTTACGCACCGGCGTCAACGTCATCGATATTTTCACGCCGCTTTGTTTCGGCCAGCGTATCGGCATCTTTGCAGGCTCCGGTGTCGGCAAGTCGACGCTGCTTGCCATGATGACGCGTGCGGCGGATTTCGACACGGTGGTGCTGGCTTTGACCGGCGAGCGCGGACGCGAAGTGCGCGAGATGCTGGAAGAAACCATGGCAGGCCATCTTGACAAGACGATAACCGTGGTGGCGACCGGCGATGAAAGCCCGATGATGCGCCGTCTTGCGCCCAATACGGCGACGGCCATTGCCGAATATTTTCGCGACCTTGGCCAGAATGTCCTGCTGATTGTCGATTCCGTCACGCGCTTTGCCCATGCGGCGCGCGAAGTGGCGATTGCTGCCGAAGAGCCGCCTGTTTCGCGCGGTTATCCGCCGAGCGTCTTCAGCCAGCTCCCCCGTCTTCTGGAGCGGGCCGGTCCCGGTACCACGGAAGCGGGTGGCAGTATCACCGGCATCTATTCGGTGCTGGTCGATGGCGACGATCATAATGATCCGGTTTCCGACACGATCCGCGGCACACTGGACGGCCATATCGTGCTCGACCGCGCGATTGCGGCGCAAGGGCGTTTTCCGGCCGTGGATATTCCCGCCTCGGTTTCGCGTCTGGCAAAGCACAACTGGACACCAGAACAACGCAAGCTGGTCAACCAGCTACGCGGCATGGTCGCCCGTTTTGAGGAAACCCGTGATCTGCGCGCTATAGGCGCCTACCAGAAAGGCCATGACGGCCTTCTGGATCAGGCGGTTGATCTTGTCCCGCGCATTTACGACGCCTTGCAGCAATCGCCGGAAACCGGCCTATCGGATGATCCCTATAACGACCTTGCCGCGGCACTGCGCGGCGACAGACAGGCGCAACACGCATGATGACGGGCTTTCGCAAGACAAAGGAAGAAAAACTCCTGGCTGATCTGGCGGCGGAGGTCGAGACCGCTGCACGACAGGAAGGCATGAAGAAGCCGCCGAGCAAGGTGGACCGCTATCTGAAGATCGCGGCAATCACGCTTGCTGCCGGGAGCGCAATGCTGCCTTTCGTCACCTATCTTCAGCGCGCCGATCTGGGTTCGCCTGATAAGGCCGAGCGCAAGATCATCGATCCGCTCGACCGCTCGGAGCAGAAAACGGTGCGCCGTTTCCCGTCCTTCCGTCCGTCTGAACAGGCCGCGCCGAATGCAGATATAGACAATACGATGACGGGCTCCGTCATGTCGAACGGCAAGGGGCTTCCGGGAACCGGCACAGGAAATGACGGTGACGGAAGCGGGGAAGGGCAGGCGTTCCCCAAGCCGGTTTTCGCACTGCGCGAGGTCGTCGGCGGCATGGCGATGATCGAGGATACGTCAGGCTACTGGTTTGTCGAAAAAGGTTCGCTGCTGCCGGATGGCAGTCACCTTGTTTCAATCGGGCGCGGTGCGGGCACCTGGCAGCTCACGACATCGTCGGGTGATGTGATCGAGATGCGGAGGTAAGGGGAAGGCAATAAGTCAGTGGGGCAATAAGGCAATATGCTTTGATTGCGGATGACCGTGCCGACAATATCCTTCACTGCCCTACCGCCCTAACCTCCGCAAGCTTGACGCAAGTTCCGGCCTTTAAGTTAACAAACTATAAAGGCGGGATACTCAATGAGCACCATTCATCTTTTCGATCTGGCTGCAAGGCAGGCGCAGTGGTTGTCGGTACGACAGGCCACGGTTGCGGGCAATGTCGCCAATGCGAACACGCCGGATTTCAGGGCTCGTGACGTGCAGCCCTTCGCGGATGTGCTGGACAAGACGCAACTCACCATGTCTGCAACAAGCCCTCGGCATCTGGAGGCCGAGGCCGACGGGATTGCCGGTGCGCGCCTGCGTCCCGACGACATTACCGAACAGACTCACTCCGGAAATACGGTCGACGTCGAACAGGAAATGATGAAAGCCGGTGAAATCGCCCGCGAATATTCGCTCAACACAAGCGTCGTCAAGGCGTTCCATCGCATGATGCTTTCGGTCGCGAAGGGCTAGTCATGTCTTCCGATGCCTTGCAAAACACATTGAAGATCGCAGCGTCGGGCCTTTCGGCCCAATCGACACGTCTGCGCATCGTTTCCGAAAATATCGCCAATGCGCAGTCGACCGCCAAGACTGCCGATGCCGATCCCTATCGCCGCAAGACGGTTTCCTTCCGCACCGAGCTGGAGCAGGGCACTGGCGCGGCCGAGGTTCGCATTGCCGAAGTCGGCAAGGACACCTCGCCCTTCGTCGAGCAATACGAGCCGAGCCATCCAGCGGCGGATGAGCGCGGCTATGTCCGCTATCCAAACGTCAACATGGTCGTCGAAATGGCGGACATGCGTGAAGCCAATCGTTCCTATGAAGCCAATTTGCAGGTCGTGAGACAGGCCCGTGAGCTGATCTCCATGACCATCGATCTCCTGAGGAGCACATAATGTACGACTCGATCATGAGCATTTCGGCGCGCAATGCCCTGTCGCGCCTTTCCGAGACCGTTGCCGAAAAGGGCGTGGGGTCCGCTTCCGCGCCACAGGCTGTTCCGACGGCTCCCGGCGCCTCGTTCGGTGAAGTTCTGTCCCAGATGACGGATTCCGTTGGCCAGAAACTGCAAGCTGCGGAAGCAACATCCATTCAGGGCATCAAGGGTGATGCACCGGTGCGCGATGTGGTCAGCTCCGTCATGGAAGCCGAACAGTCGCTCCAGACGGCCATCGCGATCCGAGACAAGATCGTGCAGGCCTATCTCGAAATCAGCCGCATGCCGATCTGATTTACGGCAGCTAAGGATACGCCATGAAAGCCCTGACGATTGCCGCCACCGGCATGAACGCCCAGCAGCTCAATCTGGAAGTGATTGCCAACAACATCGCCAATATCAACACAACGGGCTTCAAGCGCGCGCGTGCGGAGTTCTCCGATCTTCTTTATCAATCCGAGCGGACGGCAGGCGTGCCCAATCAGGCGAACCAGTCCATCGTGCCGGAAGGCGCGCTGGTCGGCCTCGGCGTGCAGACGGCGGCGGTACGCAATCTTCATATGCAGGGCAGTTTCAACCAGACCGGCAATCCATTCGATCTGGCTTTGACCGGCAAGGGTTGGTTTCAGATTCAAAGCCCGACCGGCGAGACGCTTTACGCGCGCGCTGGCGCATTCAACAAGAATGCCGATGGCCAGCTCGTGACGCTCGACGGCAATCCGGTTGAACCGGCGATCACCATTCCGCCAGATGCTGTTGAAGTGACAGTCACCGATACCGGACAGGTTTTCGCGAAGCTGCAGGATCAGGTCAATCAGGTCGATCTCGGCCAGCTGACCCTCGCCAACTTTACCAATGAAGCGGGTCTCGAGCCGCTCGGCGGCAACCTCTATCGCGAGACGGAAGCCTCCGGCGGTCCGCTGGTCGGCGTTCCGGGCGATCCGGGCTACGGCTCGATCAAGCAGGGCTATCTCGAAGCGTCGAATGTCGATCCGGTGAAGGAAATCACCGATCTCATTACGGCGCAGCGCGCCTACGAAATGAATTCCAAGGTTATTCAGGCTGCCGACGAGATGGCGGCAACCGTGTCGAAGAACTTGCGCTGACGGTGATGGCGATGGGGTATACGCAGGCAATCTTTCGAAAGACGAGGCTGGTGTTCGCAGGCGGGTTGCTGCTCGTGGCGACAGCCGGTGCGAGCGCTGCCGACCGCATCGCTTTTGTTGTGCCTTCGGCTACTGTTTATCCCGGCCAGATCGTCAGCGATACGGCGTTGTTGGAGAAGCAGTTCTTCATCAACGCTCCTGCGGCGGCCCAGTATGTGCTTTCAACTGATCAGGCGGCAGGCAAGGTGGCACGCAAGACGCTGCTCCCCGGCAAGCCGATCCTCGTGTCGGCATTGGGCGAGCCGTCACTGGTCACGCGCGGGGTTCCGGCACCACTGGTCTTTACCGCCGGTACGCTGACCATTACCGCCATGGGCACGCCACTTGAATCCGGGGCGGCTGGCGATTTCATCAAGGTTCGTAACGTCGACAGCGGCATCATCGTGTCCGGCACGGTGCTGGCCAATGGACGCATTCAGGTGGGGATGCAGTGAGAAAAACAAGCGCTGCCCAGATCACCACTTTGCTCGCCATTCTGGCACTCGTTTTGCAGCCTGTCGCAGGGTTTGCGGATGAATCGTCGAAGAATGCGCGGGAATTCGGTTCCGCAGTGGATGCCGATGCCGACTGGCTTGGCTCCGGCGGTGACCCGTCGAAAATGTCCTATGCGGAGCTTGGCCGGGGTAGTGCGGTTGCGCGGCTCAAGGATATAGCCACCATTCAGGGCGTACGTGAAAACCAGCTTGTCGGCTACGGTCTTGTTATCGGCCTCAAGGGCACGGGTGACAGCCTGCGCAATTCGCCGTTCACAGAACAGTCCATGCGCGCCATGCTGGATAATCTCGGTATCAGCGCGCCGCGCAATTCCACCCGTTCGAAGAATACGGCTGCGGTGATCGTGACATCCAATCTGCCCGCTTTTGCCGGTGCCGGTTCGCGCATCGATGTGACCGTTTCGTCGCTCGGCGATGCCACGTCGCTGCAAGGCGGCACACTGGTCATGACCCAACTCATGGGAGCGGACAACCAGATTTACGCCGTTGCGCAAGGCAACATGATTGTGTCCGGCTTTTCGGCGGAAGGTGAAGCCGCAACCGTGACGCAGGGCGTGCCGACTTCGGGTCGTATCCCGAATGGTGCGCTGGTCGAGCGCGAAGTGGCGGGTAATTTCGGCAAGGAAAGCGAAATGATCGTCGAGCTGCGTGATCCCGATTTCACGACTGCCGTGCGCGCTGCCGATACGATCAATGTCTTCGCCAAGCGCCGTTACGGTCGCGGTGTCGCGATTGCACGCGATGCAAAGACGATCCGCTTGTCACGACCGAAGAATGTGCCTGCCGCACGCTTTCTTGCTGAACTTGAAGGTCTGCCGATCACGACCGATGAAGTGGCGCGGGTGGTGGTGGATGAGCGGACCGGAACCGTCGTCATTGGCGAGAAGGTTCGCATCTCCAAGGTGGCGATCAGCCATGGCAGTCTGACGGTCCGTGTAACCGAAACGCCGATGGTCGTTCAGCCTGAGCCATTCAGCGACGGCGTAACCGCTTTCGAACCGAACACCGATATTGCCGTCAATCAGCAGAATTCCAAGATCGGCATTCTGACCGGCGCAAATCTTGAAAATCTGGTGAAGGGCCTGAACCAGATCGGCGTGAAACCGACCGGAATCATCGCGATTTTGCAAGCTATCAAGACATCCGGCGCACTTCATGCGGAACTGGTGGTGCAATGACCATGGCTCATAAAATGATCCGGTGTGGTTCGGCAGTGGTGCTGTTTCTGGCGGCCTCTGTTCCGGCCATTGCACAGCAGGCGGCGACGCCTGCTCCAGCGCCCGCCGAGGCGTCTGCGGCACAGCAACTCGCTTCTTCGCCGCCGCTCGGCAATCTCGATGAGATCCGCAAGTTCTGCGGCAATATCGATGATCAGGCCGCAGATGCCCGCTATGCGTTGCAGGCCAAGCAGTTGACCGAGCTGAAGGCCGATGTCGAGGACCGGATGCGTGCGCTTGAAGAAAAGCGCCGGGAATATGAAATGTGGCTGAAGCGCCGTGACGAGTTCGTCAGCAAGGCACAGGATTCGCTTGTCGACATCATCTCGAAAATGAAGCCGGACGCCGCGGCGGCGCAGATGGCGCTGATCGGCGACGAAGCGGCAGCGGCTTTGATCCTCAAGCTCAATCCACGCGTATCCAGCATCATCCTCAATGAAATGCCGCCGGAAAAGGCGGCCAAGCTGGCGCGCGTCATCGTCGGTTCGCAGCGCACGGCGACCACGCCGCAGCCTGTCAGGGATCAGCGCGCCGCGGCGCAGTCCGGGAATACGGTTCAATGAAAAACAGCATGAACAAAGCGACTCTTGCAGCAACGACACTCATTCTACTGGCGGGTTGTGCGACCAAGCCGGAGGAAATCGGCCGGGCACCCGACCTGTCACCGGTCGCGGCTCATCTCGGTATGCAGAACAATCCGCAGTTCAACGGCTATCCGGCGCGTCCGAGCAAGGCGTCCTATTCGCTCTGGGATCAGCGTTCGACCAATTTCTTCAAGGACCCGCGCGCGGCCACGCCGGGCGATGTCCTGACCGTCATCATTTCCATCAATGATCGCGCCAATCTGGACAACAAGACGGATCGCGAGCGCGTGTCGAAGGGCATCTACGGTGCGGGCGGTTCATTCGCAACAAGCAGCAGCACC
This genomic interval carries:
- a CDS encoding flagellar hook-basal body complex protein FliE — protein: MYDSIMSISARNALSRLSETVAEKGVGSASAPQAVPTAPGASFGEVLSQMTDSVGQKLQAAEATSIQGIKGDAPVRDVVSSVMEAEQSLQTAIAIRDKIVQAYLEISRMPI
- the fliI gene encoding flagellar protein export ATPase FliI; the encoded protein is MTPDLPLSRLAAFARQQSVARKPLAGIGGTVSDVSRSAIAVRGLSRDVRLGDAVAIHAQGSQSLAEIIRVADTQVLVKPFDDRIIPSLGAAVFEEGPLRIRPAPEWRGRVINALGDAVDGKGALQPGTRPMASENLAPAALRRGRVDRGLRTGVNVIDIFTPLCFGQRIGIFAGSGVGKSTLLAMMTRAADFDTVVLALTGERGREVREMLEETMAGHLDKTITVVATGDESPMMRRLAPNTATAIAEYFRDLGQNVLLIVDSVTRFAHAAREVAIAAEEPPVSRGYPPSVFSQLPRLLERAGPGTTEAGGSITGIYSVLVDGDDHNDPVSDTIRGTLDGHIVLDRAIAAQGRFPAVDIPASVSRLAKHNWTPEQRKLVNQLRGMVARFEETRDLRAIGAYQKGHDGLLDQAVDLVPRIYDALQQSPETGLSDDPYNDLAAALRGDRQAQHA
- a CDS encoding MotE family protein, producing the protein MTMAHKMIRCGSAVVLFLAASVPAIAQQAATPAPAPAEASAAQQLASSPPLGNLDEIRKFCGNIDDQAADARYALQAKQLTELKADVEDRMRALEEKRREYEMWLKRRDEFVSKAQDSLVDIISKMKPDAAAAQMALIGDEAAAALILKLNPRVSSIILNEMPPEKAAKLARVIVGSQRTATTPQPVRDQRAAAQSGNTVQ
- a CDS encoding flagellar basal body P-ring protein FlgI; this translates as MRKTSAAQITTLLAILALVLQPVAGFADESSKNAREFGSAVDADADWLGSGGDPSKMSYAELGRGSAVARLKDIATIQGVRENQLVGYGLVIGLKGTGDSLRNSPFTEQSMRAMLDNLGISAPRNSTRSKNTAAVIVTSNLPAFAGAGSRIDVTVSSLGDATSLQGGTLVMTQLMGADNQIYAVAQGNMIVSGFSAEGEAATVTQGVPTSGRIPNGALVEREVAGNFGKESEMIVELRDPDFTTAVRAADTINVFAKRRYGRGVAIARDAKTIRLSRPKNVPAARFLAELEGLPITTDEVARVVVDERTGTVVIGEKVRISKVAISHGSLTVRVTETPMVVQPEPFSDGVTAFEPNTDIAVNQQNSKIGILTGANLENLVKGLNQIGVKPTGIIAILQAIKTSGALHAELVVQ
- the flgH gene encoding flagellar basal body L-ring protein FlgH gives rise to the protein MKNSMNKATLAATTLILLAGCATKPEEIGRAPDLSPVAAHLGMQNNPQFNGYPARPSKASYSLWDQRSTNFFKDPRAATPGDVLTVIISINDRANLDNKTDRERVSKGIYGAGGSFATSSSTGAGAGGDMDASVNTHSDSKSKGKGTIERSEDIRLQVAAIVTDTLPNGNMIIRGSQEVRVNNELRVLNVAGVVRPRDISGSNTISYDKIAEARISYGGRGRLSEIQQPPYGQQILDQVSPF
- the flgA gene encoding flagellar basal body P-ring formation chaperone FlgA; protein product: MGYTQAIFRKTRLVFAGGLLLVATAGASAADRIAFVVPSATVYPGQIVSDTALLEKQFFINAPAAAQYVLSTDQAAGKVARKTLLPGKPILVSALGEPSLVTRGVPAPLVFTAGTLTITAMGTPLESGAAGDFIKVRNVDSGIIVSGTVLANGRIQVGMQ
- the flgB gene encoding flagellar basal body rod protein FlgB; the encoded protein is MSTIHLFDLAARQAQWLSVRQATVAGNVANANTPDFRARDVQPFADVLDKTQLTMSATSPRHLEAEADGIAGARLRPDDITEQTHSGNTVDVEQEMMKAGEIAREYSLNTSVVKAFHRMMLSVAKG
- the flgC gene encoding flagellar basal body rod protein FlgC; protein product: MSSDALQNTLKIAASGLSAQSTRLRIVSENIANAQSTAKTADADPYRRKTVSFRTELEQGTGAAEVRIAEVGKDTSPFVEQYEPSHPAADERGYVRYPNVNMVVEMADMREANRSYEANLQVVRQARELISMTIDLLRST
- the flgG gene encoding flagellar basal-body rod protein FlgG, with amino-acid sequence MKALTIAATGMNAQQLNLEVIANNIANINTTGFKRARAEFSDLLYQSERTAGVPNQANQSIVPEGALVGLGVQTAAVRNLHMQGSFNQTGNPFDLALTGKGWFQIQSPTGETLYARAGAFNKNADGQLVTLDGNPVEPAITIPPDAVEVTVTDTGQVFAKLQDQVNQVDLGQLTLANFTNEAGLEPLGGNLYRETEASGGPLVGVPGDPGYGSIKQGYLEASNVDPVKEITDLITAQRAYEMNSKVIQAADEMAATVSKNLR